Proteins from a single region of Budorcas taxicolor isolate Tak-1 chromosome 7, Takin1.1, whole genome shotgun sequence:
- the NXNL1 gene encoding nucleoredoxin-like protein 1, with the protein MASLFSGRVLIRNNSDQDELETEAELSRRLENRLVLLFFGAGSCPECQAFAPILRDFFVRLTDEFYVLRAAQVALVYVSQDPTEEQQDLFLRDMPKKWLFLPFEDDLRRDLGRQFSVERLPAVVVLKPSGDVLTLDAAEEIRRLGPACFANWQEAAEVLDRSFLQPEDLDDPAPRSLTEPLRRCKYRVDPAARGARGRGRAGGSGQEGEAEGEAAGLF; encoded by the exons ATGGCCTCCCTTTTCTCCGGCCGCGTCCTGATCCGAAACAACAGTGACCAGGATGAGCTGGAGACAGAGGCTGAGCTCAGCCGTCGACTGGAAAACCGGCTGGTGCTGCTGTTCTTTGGTGCTGGGTCTTGCCCGGAGTGCCAGGCCTTTGCACCCATCCTCCGGGACTTCTTCGTGCGGCTCACAGATGAGTTCTACGTGCTGCGGGCAGCCCAGGTGGCCCTGGTGTACGTGTCCCAGGACCCGACGGAGGAGCAGCAAGACCTGTTCCTCAGGGACATGCCCAAGAAGTGGCTCTTCTTGCCCTTCGAGGATGACCTGAGGAG GGACCTTGGGCGCCAGTTCTCCGTGGAGCGCCTGCCAGCTGTCGTGGTGCTGAAACCCAGCGGGGATGTGCTGACGCTCGACGCGGCCGAGGAGATCCGACGCCTGGGCCCTGCCTGCTTCGCCAACTGGCAGGAGGCGGCTGAGGTGCTGGACCGCAGCTTTCTGCAGCCCGAGGACCTGGACGACCCCGCGCCGCGGAGCCTTACTGAGCCCCTACGCCGCTGCAAGTACCGCGTAGACCCGGCTGCGCGGGGCGCACGAGGCCGGGGAAGAGCCGGCGGCTCCGGGCAGGAGGGCGAGGCCGAGGGCGAGGCCGCGGGACTGTTCTGA